The Microcystis panniformis FACHB-1757 region TAATTCCGCCGCTTTTCCTAAAGAAAGTCGCTTTTCTTGAAAATAATAAATAGCGGCCAGAAGTTTAATTTCTTGACCGAGTTCATCAATTCCTATTTTTAAAGCGGCAAGAACATCGGGAGAAAATTCTAGATTTAATATTTCATTTTTCATTCTAAGTACCTAGTTAAAAATAAAGTTAACTTTAGAGACAAGGGAACTCCGGAACAGGGAACAGAAGGGTTTCTGACTTTTTTTAAGATGTCTCTTAATTATTACAGCTTACAGCGTTTCTCATAAAGATGAAGTATAATCTGATTTGGCATCGTCTCCTGACTCCTGATTGAGGTGATTAAACCGCACAGTGCGCTATTATAGCAGCGGGCAGAAGGCAGAAGGAAAATCCTTGCCAGAACTGAATTTTAGCGATTTAGGTTGTCCTAACCAACTCGTTCTCTGCTATAAGTCTTATTAAGGGGGTGTTAGACCGATGCAGGTGAGATAGTGGCAGCAATTCTCATTTTGAAACGATTTTGCCTTGTTTCAGCGATCTAGAGATTCGTTAAGAATTATTAACCCCTCTAGATGCAAGGGTTTTGATGTCATGAAACCTTAAAATGAGAATTGCTGATAATACCTCCCATCGACTCTACCCACTTTATATCCATTTTGTCCTTAATATCCTGCAAGAAGGACAACATATAGCTTTAATGAAGCATTTTCTTAAACCTTTTTCCCCCGGAGAAGATCGTTTCGCTAATATCGAAACCACTAAAGCTGAGAACGGTGGGCCGATTTTGGCCGAAGCGCTCGCTTATCTGGAA contains the following coding sequences:
- a CDS encoding UPF0175 family protein, which produces MKNEILNLEFSPDVLAALKIGIDELGQEIKLLAAIYYFQEKRLSLGKAAELARINRLEFMDILSKKGIVLFDYDESALAVELKGIEKLEPDDCK